One genomic segment of Helianthus annuus cultivar XRQ/B chromosome 14, HanXRQr2.0-SUNRISE, whole genome shotgun sequence includes these proteins:
- the LOC110906079 gene encoding uncharacterized protein LOC110906079, producing the protein MYSYMVSKNREAHVVVAVHFGVVKTYKGKWGISNNFDGSRLFINDNFDEMLSFKEKFLSKLAASTESSSHAGSYMMCSVEDEFLNNDVFSPIAYLGSIIEPKKVVIVGTIVAIVSDKMWYYDGCNHCKSKLEQKFEIYDKEDGTSDVRDEKVYQCSNKDCQGKEFFPLSRFKIPIRVQDSTGTVTLTLCHTPISTCITGGPGGGLS; encoded by the exons ATGTATTCTTACATGGTTAGTAAAAATCGTGAAGCACATGTTGTCGTTGCTGTCCATTTTGGTGTTGTTAAGACATACAAAG GTAAATGGGGGATTTCTAATAATTTTGATGGTTCACGGCTTTTCATTAACGACAATTTTGATGAGATGCTATCGTTCAAGGAAAA GTTTCTTTCAAAACTTGCTGCTTCAACCGAGTCAAGTAGCCATGCTGGGTCATATATGATGTGTTCTGTGGAAGATGAATTTTTAAACAATGATGTTTTTTCACCAATTGCTTATCTTGGCTCAATCATAGAG CCAAAGAAAGTGGTTATTGTTGGAACTATCGTAGCAATCGTTTCTGATAAGATGTGGTATTATGATGGGTGTAACCATTGCAAGTCCAAACTTgagcaaaagtttgaaatttaTGATAAGGAAGATGGAACAAGTGATGTTAGAGATGAGAAGGTGTATCAATGTTCCAACAAGGATTGTCAAGGAAAAGAATTTTTCCCGCTGTCCAG GTTTAAAATACCAATTCGGGTTCAAGATTCAACCGGTACGGTGACACTTacattgtgtcacaccccgatttccacgtgtatcaccggtgggcctggtgggggattatcgtga